A single Musa acuminata AAA Group cultivar baxijiao chromosome BXJ2-1, Cavendish_Baxijiao_AAA, whole genome shotgun sequence DNA region contains:
- the LOC135598966 gene encoding cold-responsive protein kinase 1-like isoform X2: MTCFSFIFKRIGCSGQQSDQHLEGIENVRIYSYKELRNATGDFSLTNKVGEGGFGSVYKGKLKDGKIVAVKVLSSESRQGVPEFLNEIAVISGIEHENLVSLHGCCVEETHRILVYNYLENNSLAQTLLGSGCSNIQFNWRTRVRICIGVARGLAFLHEEVRPHIVHRDIKASNILLDKDLTPKISDFGLAKLLPPNITHVSTRVAGTIGYLAPEYAIKGQVNRKSDVYSFGVLLLEIVTGRCNTNTRLPYDEQFLLERTWNLYEHGEIANIIDTSLTDDLDVDEACKFLKVGLLCTQDTVKLRPSMSTVARMLTDEKDVNLEKITKPGLLSDLMELKVRNQNNVNDPHTTSLVTSGHGSSPLSSENTTHASMTFTVISD, encoded by the exons ATGACTTGCTTCTCTTTCATATTTAAGAGGATAGGTTGTTCAGGACAACAAAGTGATCAGCATCTTGAAG GAATTGAAAATGTTAGAATCTACTCATACAAGGAATTGAGAAATGCAACTGGTGATTTTAGCCTCACCAATAAGGTTGGTGAGGGAGGTTTTGGTTCTGTCTACAAG GGAAAGCTTAAAGATGGGAAGATTGTTGCTGTAAAAGTGCTATCCTCTGAGTCGAGACAAGGAGTACCAGAATTTTTGAATGAAATCGCTGTGATCTCTGGTATCGAGCATGAGAATCTTGTTAGTCTGCATGGTTGTTGCGTTGAAGAAACTCACAGAATACTTGTTTACAATTATCTTGAGAATAATAGCCTTGCGCAAACCCTTCTTG GTTCTGGCTGCAGTAATATCCAGTTCAACTGGAGAACACGGGTAAGAATTTGCATTGGTGTTGCTCGTGGACTTGCATTCCTGCACGAGGAAGTCCGGCCTCATATAGTTCACCGGGATATTAAAGCAAGCAATATTCTTCTTGATAAGGATCTTACTCCCAAGATTTCCGATTTTGGTTTAGCAAAGCTTCTGCCACCAAATATAACCCATGTCAGCACTCGAGTCGCTGGAACAAT AGGTTACTTGGCTCCTGAATATGCAATTAAGGGGCAAGTGAATCGGAAGTCAGATGTGTACAGCTTTGGAGTACTCCTACTAGAAATAGTTACTGGCAGGTGTAACACAAACACAAGGTTACCTTATGATGAACAATTTCTACTTGAGAGG ACATGGAATCTATACGAGCATGGTGAGATCGCAAACATCATAGATACTTCGTTAACTGATGATTTAGACGTCGATGAAGCTTGCAAGTTCTTGAAGGTTGGGCTTCTTTGCACACAAGACACTGTGAAGCTTCGCCCTTCAATGTCTACTGTTGCCAGGATGCTGACTGATGAAAAGGATGTCAACTTAGAGAAAATCACAAAGCCTGGACTACTTAGTGACTTGATGGAACTTAAAGTTAGAAACCAGAACAATGTTAATGATCCCCATACGACCTCCCTCGTAACATCTGGTCATGGTAGTTCACCCTTGTCATCAGAAAATACTACACATGCATCCATGACCTTCACAGTGATATCAGATTGA
- the LOC135598966 gene encoding cold-responsive protein kinase 1-like isoform X3: MTCFSFIFKRIGCSGQQSDQHLEDIPGIENVRIYSYKELRNATGDFSLTNKVGEGGFGSVYKGKLKDGKIVAVKVLSSESRQGVPEFLNEIAVISGIEHENLVSLHGCCVEETHRILVYNYLENNSLAQTLLGSGCSNIQFNWRTRVRICIGVARGLAFLHEEVRPHIVHRDIKASNILLDKDLTPKISDFGLAKLLPPNITHVSTRVAGTIGYLAPEYAIKGQVNRKSDVYSFGVLLLEIVTGRCNTNTRLPYDEQFLLERVLWIQDLFNH; encoded by the exons ATGACTTGCTTCTCTTTCATATTTAAGAGGATAGGTTGTTCAGGACAACAAAGTGATCAGCATCTTGAAG ATATTCCAGGAATTGAAAATGTTAGAATCTACTCATACAAGGAATTGAGAAATGCAACTGGTGATTTTAGCCTCACCAATAAGGTTGGTGAGGGAGGTTTTGGTTCTGTCTACAAG GGAAAGCTTAAAGATGGGAAGATTGTTGCTGTAAAAGTGCTATCCTCTGAGTCGAGACAAGGAGTACCAGAATTTTTGAATGAAATCGCTGTGATCTCTGGTATCGAGCATGAGAATCTTGTTAGTCTGCATGGTTGTTGCGTTGAAGAAACTCACAGAATACTTGTTTACAATTATCTTGAGAATAATAGCCTTGCGCAAACCCTTCTTG GTTCTGGCTGCAGTAATATCCAGTTCAACTGGAGAACACGGGTAAGAATTTGCATTGGTGTTGCTCGTGGACTTGCATTCCTGCACGAGGAAGTCCGGCCTCATATAGTTCACCGGGATATTAAAGCAAGCAATATTCTTCTTGATAAGGATCTTACTCCCAAGATTTCCGATTTTGGTTTAGCAAAGCTTCTGCCACCAAATATAACCCATGTCAGCACTCGAGTCGCTGGAACAAT AGGTTACTTGGCTCCTGAATATGCAATTAAGGGGCAAGTGAATCGGAAGTCAGATGTGTACAGCTTTGGAGTACTCCTACTAGAAATAGTTACTGGCAGGTGTAACACAAACACAAGGTTACCTTATGATGAACAATTTCTACTTGAGAGG GTCCTGTGGATTCAAGATCTCTTCAACCACTAA
- the LOC135598966 gene encoding cold-responsive protein kinase 1-like isoform X1: MTCFSFIFKRIGCSGQQSDQHLEDIPGIENVRIYSYKELRNATGDFSLTNKVGEGGFGSVYKGKLKDGKIVAVKVLSSESRQGVPEFLNEIAVISGIEHENLVSLHGCCVEETHRILVYNYLENNSLAQTLLGSGCSNIQFNWRTRVRICIGVARGLAFLHEEVRPHIVHRDIKASNILLDKDLTPKISDFGLAKLLPPNITHVSTRVAGTIGYLAPEYAIKGQVNRKSDVYSFGVLLLEIVTGRCNTNTRLPYDEQFLLERTWNLYEHGEIANIIDTSLTDDLDVDEACKFLKVGLLCTQDTVKLRPSMSTVARMLTDEKDVNLEKITKPGLLSDLMELKVRNQNNVNDPHTTSLVTSGHGSSPLSSENTTHASMTFTVISD, from the exons ATGACTTGCTTCTCTTTCATATTTAAGAGGATAGGTTGTTCAGGACAACAAAGTGATCAGCATCTTGAAG ATATTCCAGGAATTGAAAATGTTAGAATCTACTCATACAAGGAATTGAGAAATGCAACTGGTGATTTTAGCCTCACCAATAAGGTTGGTGAGGGAGGTTTTGGTTCTGTCTACAAG GGAAAGCTTAAAGATGGGAAGATTGTTGCTGTAAAAGTGCTATCCTCTGAGTCGAGACAAGGAGTACCAGAATTTTTGAATGAAATCGCTGTGATCTCTGGTATCGAGCATGAGAATCTTGTTAGTCTGCATGGTTGTTGCGTTGAAGAAACTCACAGAATACTTGTTTACAATTATCTTGAGAATAATAGCCTTGCGCAAACCCTTCTTG GTTCTGGCTGCAGTAATATCCAGTTCAACTGGAGAACACGGGTAAGAATTTGCATTGGTGTTGCTCGTGGACTTGCATTCCTGCACGAGGAAGTCCGGCCTCATATAGTTCACCGGGATATTAAAGCAAGCAATATTCTTCTTGATAAGGATCTTACTCCCAAGATTTCCGATTTTGGTTTAGCAAAGCTTCTGCCACCAAATATAACCCATGTCAGCACTCGAGTCGCTGGAACAAT AGGTTACTTGGCTCCTGAATATGCAATTAAGGGGCAAGTGAATCGGAAGTCAGATGTGTACAGCTTTGGAGTACTCCTACTAGAAATAGTTACTGGCAGGTGTAACACAAACACAAGGTTACCTTATGATGAACAATTTCTACTTGAGAGG ACATGGAATCTATACGAGCATGGTGAGATCGCAAACATCATAGATACTTCGTTAACTGATGATTTAGACGTCGATGAAGCTTGCAAGTTCTTGAAGGTTGGGCTTCTTTGCACACAAGACACTGTGAAGCTTCGCCCTTCAATGTCTACTGTTGCCAGGATGCTGACTGATGAAAAGGATGTCAACTTAGAGAAAATCACAAAGCCTGGACTACTTAGTGACTTGATGGAACTTAAAGTTAGAAACCAGAACAATGTTAATGATCCCCATACGACCTCCCTCGTAACATCTGGTCATGGTAGTTCACCCTTGTCATCAGAAAATACTACACATGCATCCATGACCTTCACAGTGATATCAGATTGA